A genomic segment from Malaclemys terrapin pileata isolate rMalTer1 chromosome 1, rMalTer1.hap1, whole genome shotgun sequence encodes:
- the FGL2 gene encoding fibroleukin, which produces MKKLIYLVLFKTALLAFTNVSALADEHTEGVKEGKAIDACPIKLKTNGKCEGEECPYQINLPPMTIQLPKQFRLIENTLKEVKNLKDEVNKLKKSCQDCKLQADDNQEKVSTEFLAPNREVPTENSKIEDNRVKELQIKVNKLTASLQNAKKQIHLLQGNVEKRSLINMDNVQSYVDSKVANLTSFLEILDNRCSSECPVIQSSSAIQLVQRDCADYYTAGMRHNGIYRVIPDPKNSSFEVYCDMESMGGGWTVLQMRQDGSINFNRTWNDYKNGFGNLSGEFWLGNDKIHLLTKSKDMQLRIELEDFNGIRQYAKYEQFYVANEYLKYRLSVTGYTGTAGDALHFSKHYNHDQKFFSTPDKDNDKYLSGNCGAYYSSGWWFDKCLSANLNGKYYRQKYKGIRNGIFWGTWHDVSNGLPNGYRQAFKQVKMMIRPKVFVP; this is translated from the exons ATGAAGAAGCTCATTTACTTAGTCTTGTTTAAGACAGCTCTGCTTGCTTTTACAAATGTTTCTGCACTTGCAGATGAACATACCGAAGGTGTTAAAGAAGGAAAAGCTATTGATGCTTGTCCTATAAAGCTCAAAACCAATGGGAAATGTGAAGGAGAGGAATGTCCATATCAGATAAACCTGCCTCCGATGACCATCCAGTTACCTAAGCAGTTCAGACTGATTGAGAATACTCTCAAAGAAGTAAAAAATCTTAAAGATGAAGTAAACAAATTGAAGAAATCTTGCCAAGATTGCAAGTTGCAGGCAGACGACAACCAAGAAAAAGTCAGTACTGAATTCCTGGCACCTAATAGAGAAGTCCCAACAGAGAACAGTAAGATAGAAGATAACAGAGTAAAGGAATTACAGATCAAAGTTAACAAACTGACAGCCAGTTTGCAGAATGCAAAGAAGCAGATCCACTTACTGCAGGGTAATGTGGAAAAAAGAAGCCTCATAAACATGGACAACGTACAAAGTTACGTCGACAGCAAAGTAGCAAATCTGACATCTTTTTTGGAAATTTTGGATAACAGATGTTCTTCTGAGTGTCCAGTCATACAATCAAGTTCTG CTATACAACTAGTGCAGAGAGATTGTGCTGATTATTACACAGCAGGTATGAGGCATAATGGAATCTACAGAGTTATTCCAGATCCAAAAAATAGCAGCTTTGAGGTTTACTGTGACATGGAATCAATGGGAGGTGGCTGGACAGTGCTACAGATGCGTCAAGATGGTAGCATTAACTTCAACAGAACATGGAATGACTACAAAAAtggctttggaaatctcagcgGGGAGTTTTGGCTGGGGAATGATAAAATTCATCTCCTGACCAAAAGCAAGGATATGCAGCTGAGAATTGAGCTTGAAGATTTCAATGGTATTCGACAGTATGCTAAATATGAACAGTTCTATGTAGCCAATGAATATCTCAAGTACCGTCTAAGTGTCACTGGCTATACTGGTACAGCTGGAGATGCCCTGCACTTCAGTAAACATTACAACCATGATCAAAAATTCTTCTCTACCCCGGACAAAGACAATGATAAGTATCTATCAGGAAATTGTGGGGCTTACTACAGCTCTGGTTGGTGGTTTGATAAATGTTTGTCTGCCAACCTAAATGGCAAATACTATCGCCAAAAATACAAAGGTATTCGCAATGGGAttttctggggcacctggcatgatGTTTCTAATGGTCTTCCAAATGGTTATAGGCAAGCTTTTAAACAGGTAAAAATGATGATCAGACCCAAAGTCTTTGTGCCATAA